A single Fodinibius saliphilus DNA region contains:
- a CDS encoding amidohydrolase family protein, whose amino-acid sequence MNRREIPLLLVGVFIFIGSLNSANLFEGPPLSQQFVIHTSSQDSLKNMPLVDHHTHIFTPTVSKHLVNTITGLDELPPLGLNQLTKNLQKNSTKKAAVLSNAYFFSEAGASTEEDFRTMQSQNDKIAKAVSQHPNKLVGFFGINPLSDSASVEIKRNADKEEFSGIKLHLANSKVDLQNASHLKQLARIFHQANNHNLGIIIHLRTTKNDFGQKDAENFIQEVLSQAPDIPIQIAHMAGWGGYDPVTDAVLGTFARYITHNEIGENIYFDISAVIRAPRKKAKADSPEWYPKNRYKQLVKQMRKIGMEHILFGTDWPEWQPRDYQNKIIKQLPLNNDELRTLFTNHAPWF is encoded by the coding sequence ATGAATCGTCGAGAAATACCTCTTTTATTAGTTGGGGTATTCATCTTCATTGGCTCCCTCAATAGCGCTAACCTTTTTGAGGGACCTCCTCTATCCCAACAATTTGTCATCCATACTTCTTCACAAGACAGCTTAAAGAATATGCCGCTTGTGGATCATCACACCCACATTTTCACCCCGACTGTAAGTAAACACCTGGTCAATACTATCACTGGGTTGGATGAATTACCACCACTCGGTCTCAATCAATTAACAAAAAACTTACAAAAGAATAGCACTAAAAAAGCAGCTGTACTTTCTAACGCCTACTTTTTTTCTGAGGCCGGAGCTTCGACAGAAGAAGACTTCAGAACCATGCAGAGCCAAAACGATAAGATAGCTAAAGCGGTATCTCAACATCCCAATAAACTAGTGGGATTCTTTGGGATCAATCCTCTCTCAGATTCTGCTAGCGTTGAAATCAAACGCAATGCTGATAAAGAAGAGTTTTCAGGCATTAAACTGCATTTGGCTAATTCAAAAGTAGATCTTCAAAACGCATCACACCTTAAGCAACTAGCCCGCATATTTCACCAGGCTAATAATCATAATCTTGGAATCATTATCCATCTGCGTACAACCAAGAATGATTTTGGGCAAAAAGATGCTGAAAACTTTATCCAAGAAGTGTTATCCCAGGCACCCGATATACCTATACAAATTGCCCATATGGCGGGATGGGGTGGATATGACCCTGTTACCGATGCTGTACTAGGTACTTTTGCCCGGTATATAACACATAACGAGATCGGAGAGAACATCTACTTCGACATTTCTGCTGTTATCCGTGCCCCCCGAAAAAAGGCAAAGGCTGATTCTCCCGAATGGTATCCTAAGAACCGTTACAAACAGTTAGTTAAACAAATGCGAAAAATTGGAATGGAACATATTCTATTTGGTACCGACTGGCCGGAATGGCAGCCACGCGACTATCAAAACAAGATTATAAAACAGCTTCCTCTTAATAATGATGAGCTTCGAACGCTCTTTACAAACCATGCTCCGTGGTTCTAA